In a genomic window of Weissella tructae:
- a CDS encoding ECF-type riboflavin transporter substrate-binding protein, whose protein sequence is MTFVKKCIAIIVGIIAVVLVGQFLSFDAGVANTQVTLGYAVLTVFSLFFGAVLTPIVAFMAHFLSDSLSYTTVWWTWIVADGVFGLMLGLITQRLNLLKNPITLARVMQFNVWQGIANLLVWGLIAPLGDYLVYKSRWGYVLTQGLTAAWVNFLVVGITGTLFIYAYHYFKKN, encoded by the coding sequence ATGACATTTGTAAAAAAATGTATTGCTATCATCGTAGGAATCATCGCGGTTGTGCTCGTTGGACAATTCCTAAGCTTTGATGCTGGGGTGGCGAATACACAAGTCACGTTAGGTTATGCTGTTTTGACAGTATTCTCACTATTTTTTGGTGCTGTATTAACACCGATTGTGGCTTTTATGGCGCACTTTTTATCAGATAGTTTGAGCTATACGACGGTATGGTGGACATGGATTGTTGCAGATGGTGTATTCGGTTTGATGTTGGGTTTGATTACGCAACGCTTGAATTTATTGAAGAATCCGATTACGTTAGCACGTGTCATGCAATTTAATGTCTGGCAAGGAATTGCTAATTTACTAGTATGGGGATTGATTGCACCATTAGGGGACTATTTGGTCTACAAGTCACGTTGGGGCTATGTTCTAACGCAAGGGTTAACAGCAGCATGGGTTAATTTCCTTGTTGTGGGGATTACAGGTACACTGTTCATCTATGCGTATCACTACTTCAAAAAGAATTAA
- a CDS encoding bifunctional 5,10-methylenetetrahydrofolate dehydrogenase/5,10-methenyltetrahydrofolate cyclohydrolase codes for MATIIDGKAIAARLRDAVATQTERLKEQGVTPGLAVILVGDDPASEIYVRNKGRVAEKVGIAGQTFKYDSDMTEEALLEQIAALNADATIDAILVQSPLPAHMNEKRIQDAISPEKDVDGFHPINVGRLYADREGYYPVANTPRGIMTMLAFENVDLKHKHAVVIGRSVLVGRPMFALLENADATVSLLHRYTPEAEREALLAMADVVVVATGVPGLVTGKDLKPGAVVIDVGINRMADGKLVGDVDFESAEAVAGKITPVPGGVGPMTIATLMQTTVELAAQHHAIELEDAWQNI; via the coding sequence ATGGCAACCATAATTGATGGAAAAGCAATTGCAGCTCGTTTGCGTGATGCAGTCGCCACGCAAACAGAGCGTTTGAAAGAACAAGGTGTGACACCTGGTTTGGCGGTTATTTTAGTTGGTGATGATCCAGCTAGTGAAATCTATGTACGTAATAAAGGACGTGTCGCAGAAAAGGTAGGTATCGCTGGGCAAACGTTTAAATACGACAGTGATATGACTGAAGAAGCTTTGCTTGAACAAATTGCAGCATTAAATGCAGATGCAACGATTGATGCCATTTTGGTGCAAAGTCCATTGCCTGCACACATGAATGAAAAGCGTATCCAAGATGCCATTTCTCCTGAAAAAGATGTCGATGGGTTCCATCCGATTAACGTCGGACGTTTATATGCGGACCGTGAAGGTTATTATCCGGTTGCGAACACCCCTCGTGGAATTATGACGATGTTGGCATTTGAAAATGTTGATTTAAAGCATAAGCATGCAGTAGTTATTGGCCGCTCTGTTTTGGTTGGTCGTCCAATGTTTGCCTTGTTGGAAAATGCAGATGCTACGGTAAGTCTATTGCATCGCTATACACCAGAGGCAGAACGTGAAGCTTTGTTGGCTATGGCAGATGTTGTCGTAGTTGCGACAGGTGTACCAGGACTTGTGACGGGAAAGGACTTAAAGCCTGGCGCAGTGGTCATTGATGTCGGAATTAATCGTATGGCTGATGGTAAATTAGTTGGTGATGTTGATTTTGAGTCAGCGGAAGCGGTGGCTGGTAAAATTACACCGGTACCTGGTGGTGTTGGGCCAATGACGATTGCAACGTTGATGCAAACAACAGTTGAGTTGGCAGCACAACATCATGCAATCGAATTGGAGGATGCATGGCAGAATATTTAA